In the Primulina eburnea isolate SZY01 unplaced genomic scaffold, ASM2296580v1 ctg739_ERROPOS11973397, whole genome shotgun sequence genome, one interval contains:
- the LOC140821869 gene encoding AT-hook motif nuclear-localized protein 23-like: MSGLDLSSASHFVSQIHLQPQPNSDDEPNRNYFSGDNIDNSYPGSLDAAVRRPRGRPPGSKNKPKPPVFVTRESANTLRSHILEVGSGTDVFSAVASYARKRQKGICVLSGTGIVNNVSLRQPAAGGSVVTLNGRFEILSLSGSFLPPPAPPGATSLTIYLAGGQGQVVGGNVVGALIASGPVTIIAASFTNVAYERLPLDDEEEDEEGEEGLRLSDGGVKGGVGGGHQFHDPSFGLPFLNLPFNNMYNGQLPMEGDCPAAGNPGGIGRPQF; this comes from the coding sequence ATGTCTGGTTTGGACTTGAGTTCAGCTTCTCACTTTGTTTCTCAGATCCATCTCCAACCGCAGCCGAATTCCGACGATGAACCTAACCGCAACTACTTTTCCGGGGATAATATAGATAATTCATATCCGGGTTCCCTCGATGCAGCGGTGCGTAGGCCAAGAGGCCGTCCACCGGGCTCCAAGAACAAGCCTAAGCCTCCAGTATTCGTGACACGAGAAAGCGCGAACACGCTTAGATCACATATCTTGGAGGTTGGCAGCGGCACCGACGTGTTTTCGGCTGTGGCGAGTTACGCCAGGAAGCGGCAGAAGGGGATTTGTGTATTAAGCGGTACTGGAATCGTCAATAACGTGAGTTTGCGGCAGCCGGCTGCGGGGGGGTCGGTAGTGACTTTGAATGGGCGGTTCGAGATATTGTCGCTGTCGGGCTCGTTCCTTCCACCGCCCGCGCCGCCGGGTGCCACCAGTTTAACCATATACTTGGCCGGTGGACAAGGGCAAGTGGTGGGAGGGAATGTTGTCGGTGCGTTGATTGCCTCGGGCCCAGTTACCATAATTGCAGCCTCGTTTACCAATGTGGCGTATGAAAGACTGCCGTTAGACGACGaggaggaggatgaggaggGGGAGGAGGGGCTTCGACTGTCGGATGGCGGCGTGAAAGGCGGAGTAGGTGGTGGCCATCAGTTTCATGATCCATCATTTGGGCTTCCTTTCTTGAATTTGCCATTTAATAATATGTACAACGGCCAGCTTCCAATGGAGGGCGATTGCCCCGCCGCCGGAAACCCAGGCGGCATCGGCCGGCCACAGT